The Fusarium poae strain DAOMC 252244 chromosome 2, whole genome shotgun sequence nucleotide sequence TGCAGTACCTTCAACCAGAAGGAGCTGGAGCAATACGAATACCAGCAAGATCTGAGATATTACTACGGTGTTGGACCAGCAACAAATGTTGCCTCTAAGATGATGGTACCCTTCCTTGATGCGTTGGTGCAGCGTTTTGTTGCTGGACCCGATGCTATCGGTACCAACTTTGAGGGTAAGAAATTTAAACTTCCCAAGATCCTTATGAGCTTTTTGAACGACGGCCAACTGAACGAACTTGCTGTCGCCACTGGTGTATACGACAACCAGAAGCGGCTGCCTGTTGACCATATTCCTGAGGACCGTCTCTGGCGCAACTCAGAAATATCCCCCATGCGAGGTACCATTGCCTTTGAGCGTCTCACCTGCACCAACAAGAAGGGACGTCCTGGTCAGAAGTACATGCGAATCCTTATCAATGATAGGGTCTACCCGGTGCCATCATGCAAAGATGGACCAGGAAGGTCATGCTCTCTGGCAAAGTATGCAAAGATTACCAAGGACCGGCTTAAGAAGAATGGTAACTTTGCGAAGCTTTGTAACGCAACGGATCCTACTACACCTTCCAAGGTTCTTGGAGCAAGCTTCTTTACGAACTTGGCTCAGCCTCACTTGAAGCCTGTTAGGCCATAGACGCATCTTGACTGTTGGGATGTGAAGCATTGGGATGAATTTGATATAGCTTGAAGGTTTCTTGGACATAGTTTAATGCAATACTACTTCGATTCACATATCATCTCACAGGGCCAGTACATCGTCGGGTAAATATGCCTCTGTATGCCATGTTCAAGCCAAACAGTTCGATGAGTATCCAGCTGCAAGGTCCACAACAGACGCGAATATCGGGCAGGCCTTTAACCAACTCATATCAGGGGGACGTCCACTACCCCATGgtcttttactatataaactATCATGACATGTTACATTAATGGATCAAAAGAAGGTGAAAAGACAATAGGACTTGCATTGACTCCATCACTCTCGACCCAGTGCAGCCTTGGCCTCATTCAGTTCTTGCTCCGTGGGTAAGTTGACAACCATCATATACAAGACATCCTTGTCAAAGCATTAGTCAATTGTACATGGGCTGTTGGAATCGGGGGTACACTTACCTTGCTCAACAGCAGCTTCTTCATTGCATCACCAGGCGAGTATGGGAATATAGGCCCAGACTTCCCAGTGAGTCTTCCACTAATCCCTCCCCTTCCGCCTCTACCTCTCGAAGACAATCCGCCCCGGCTTGATCGTGACCTATTAGGGTTCACATTGCCCCCAGTAAGCAGTGAAATTATAGAACCACTATTGGCAGGATGCGAGGGGTCGGCGTATCGAGAGTTGAACTCTGGTCGCTCTCGCTGGTTGGCCAAAGCATTGTCCGTGTTTTTGTGTGCCTAAATTTGAGATCAGTACAATTGTCGATCATTCCGATGGCCTGATACTCACAAACTCGGCCTGTGCTCTCTTGTCGTAATATTCTGCAACAAaattcttcttctcggccaTACTCTTTTTGAACCCCTTGGACTCTTCAGTATCAGCATCATCCAGAACATCCAAGGTAGGAAAGATGAGAGGTGCAGCCTCGGGCAGTGAAAAGTCTCCATAAGTCTTTCCGCTAGATCTCTTGAATTTGTCCGTGATTCCAGAGTCTTCGGGGTCCATTGAAGAGGCGATTGTCTTGTTCAGATCAATCATCTCATGGGCTCTCCCAGTATCCTCTCTCCAGGTCATAATGAGGCAGCAGAGGCCTCTGGGATAGAAGTATTCCTCGTTCAGTTTTCCTAGAAACTTGTTTGTACTTTCTAAATGTTAGCATCCAGCAAGAATATGGGTTATTCACAACATACTTTTGTCGACTATGCATGTCTTTAGTGATCTCGATGGTCAAGTAGACGGCTGCGCTTATAGCAATGCTTGGTGCAAATGGTACGAAAAACCCGCCAATTTCTGCAAAATTGAGCACTTGGATCCATGGAGAAGCCATTGCAGCTGCGTCAAATTTATCGAGGAAATCGAGCCATGTTTCTTGATCGATGCCCACGTCCTCGAGGATGGGAGCATATCCGCGAACGAATCCACGGGAACGATTCTTGGGCCTTCTTTGGGCAAGAATGACAGGCATTTCCAATCGCTGTCCAGTTGGCGGGTTTGTCAAGCCATGCTCTCTGATGAAAATGGTAGCAAGATCGGTGTCGTTCTGCGCAGGctgtgatgatgacgactcgCCTTCTGGACTCGACAGAAGCTCGGTTTGGGTGTCGTCAAGTTCCCATTGCCTCTCGGTCGTGTCACcttgttggttggttgattgGTAAGAGTTCTGCTGCGATTGACTGATGGGAGCATTGCTTCTTTCTGGCTGCTGTGCCTGTTCTGCTGGTGTCGCATTCTTCTCCGCGtttctcttctccttgtAAGAACTAACGCTTTCTGAGACAAGCCCAATACCGCCGGCTACACCACGGACGGCTGACCCAAGCAAACCACCGCCACGCCCACCACCACGACCTCCTCGTGAGAAAAGAAATCCGCGACCGCTTCCGTTGTTAGACATGATGATATTGGATTGTTCCAATAAAGGGGCCAAATTTTTAAGGTGGGAAATAAGCTTCTTATCAGTGCGGTTTCACCCACTCAGTTGGGCGAGCCAGCAGCCTTACGAAACGGGTATTCGGCATCATTACAGCGATGAATGGCTGGGACAGTAATGAAGGTGGGGAGGATCCCATTCATCTTGACGAAAAGTAGTTAGATTGTCGCAGATTGCAGGGCTTATCGCTGGTTAGCGTCGTTATGCGTGCCATAGCCTCAGCCCACAAAGAGGCATTCTCAAGCAGCTGTCCATGGGATTGGTCTGTATGCATGGCAGGATTTGAGGGGTCGTTCGAAGGATCCAACACTGACGCCTCGAATAATCATCTAGACTAGCATTGAGAACAGAGTTACGCAGCAACACTGATATTCTGTACCGCTTGCAGAGTATCATTGCCGTTTGGAGCTCAGGACATAACTTTGGAGTGACCGTTCACTATTTCAACGACGTCGATACACCTGAGCGTCACTCGCAGGCAGTAAAACAAAATGCTGCAGACTTTGAGCGAAAACAGTTGCGATATCTTGTTGGAACAAATTACCAGAGCGACGACTAACAAAGGGGCATATTCCGGCTTCTAAACGTAACCATGCTCTCTTCATAAGAACCTCCGAGATCCATTGAGATACCGCCTCGTAACTTGCCTTTGGTAACCTCAGTCCATCAACCTTGTTGCAATCAGCTGTCTCCACAAGCAGATGAGTGAACCTTGATATAAATCCACGCAATATTGCTCAACCCGACCCGACGTGACGATGGCGTCAAGATGCCCGATGTCCACGGCAATCTTTAGACACCGGTCTCAAACTCCCCGTACTTAGCCTCTCTCCAATCACACATCCGTCGCAATTCCGGTTCGCTGCCATAAAGAACACTCATGAAGATCCTGTCACAAACGATATCTGGCTCTGAATGAATTGGACTGTTGTCTCTTCCCCAACTGAATCGAACGATTTGGCCGTGTCCAATGTCAACTTTGGGAGTCTCTTTGAATTCATTCTCGAGCCACTTTCGCAATTCCAAATCTGCTTCATCCCACTGTTCTTGTGAGGGACGAGGGATATCCTTTTCCAGCCACCAATAGTGCTGTGCCAGCCCTTGCCGTTCGATAGCGAATGTGTCCTCATCCGGCACCAGCATGAGTGTAGGAGGCCCGAGTAAAGTGATGGCATATTTGCTCCGCACAACCTCTTCGCGTCCCTCGTCGTATGGGTACATAGGACCGTCCCGGTGCCATCTCGGGATATTGAATTCGTCAGTGGGTTTCGTCGAGCGGATGGTAAACCAGCATgatcttttctcttctgcgCTGCCTACACAGTCGTTTTGCGTGGTGGTTATGAATTGCTTGATAGTGCGTGCCACTTCATCCTCTACCCCATCTGTAAGACGGGCAACGAACTTAGCTCCCTCGACGCTAATTGAACCATCAACAGGGCCGAAGTAATCGAGATCTAACCCTTCGCTTGTGTAGGTGATGCGGGGGATGTCGACTGGCAGTGTCAGGACCGCGCACGGTGATGGATCAGACATCTTGGAATAGTGAATGATGATGTGTGGGAAGGGAAGATCACTGTTGTAAGATTTCGAGTTAAGGAGGGGGCAGATATAAAACCAATAGCTGGTTAGCCACTTTATGAGTCACGGTATACGAATTTCATTGGTAAGACTTTATTACTGGCTGCTTTTCTGGACGTAACCTTGATCTGCCTCTCGGAGGATTGTGTTGTGTCTACAAGGTTCAGTCAGTTTGCAGCCACTAACACacaatttataaaatttaaaaatacagTAGACAAGTACGAccattattttcttatacGGGGTAAATTTAACAACATCGAGTATCTTGATACTAGATgtataaaaagaaacagaCAGAGCATCGCCTCTGAGTCACGCCGCCCATGCTCTTTCTGCTTATTTACTAGCGTTGGTGAGGCTGAATGAAGACAACTCAACAGTCCCCCCCAGTCTGCCTTACCAATTGTTTATCCTCCTCCCTTTTTGGCGTGCTCCTATTTGCTTAGAGAAGCAAAAAGAGAACTTGAATCCTGCTTGGACTCTTACAATTGCGGTTTGTGTGGATCGAACACACGACCTTCAGATATCGGTAGATGATTGAAGTTTGACTTCAGTCTGACGCTCTCCCAACTGAGCTAAACCCGCGACTTGCGAATGTATCATTTCTGTCGTGAGAGTGGTCTATGGCTCCTCACTATGGAAACGCTTAGGTTCCTGGCCAACTATGGTTACCTGTCACCTACGGACATGGAGGGTGAGTAGTATCAATTGTGTCCCTCGTgtggcggtggtggttgTTTCTAGCACTTTTAGTGCATTGATGTGCTCATAGCTATACGGGAGATCGGGCTGATAGGTCTCCATAGCCAAATCACGTTGAAAAAACCTATGAAACAACACAATTATGAagaaaagttgaacaatCTATAACATTATCGCTTTAACTCTATAGTACACAAACCCACAAAATCTTCATTCACAGCGGGTAAAGAGTTGAGTAGCACACTACATAGTAACGCAAAGTCTCAACCGTATCGTTGAGCTTATTCGTTGTCTCTGACATCGATGACAGTCGACTTGAACTTGCGCGCAGGAACCTTGCGCTTGAACAAGATATCCGTCTCACGGTAGGATCTATCCTTCAGCTCAGGAAGGAAGAAGTAAGCCGAAACAAAGCAGACAACTGCAGTACCACCCCAGACATATCCACACTTGCCAGCAAGGTTCCATCCGGTAGGGTTCAGCAATTGAGAAGCCAGGTAGATCATGGGGATCTCGGCAATGTAATAAGCGGCACGACCGACACCGGTGCTTAGGGCGCGGAGGCGAACCGAGGATGTCTCAGCGATGATGGTATAAGAGATAGGTCCAAGACTTCCAGCATAAACGAAGGAGATCAATATACCGAGCACAGCTTGGGCGTAGTTGGTGGCGCTGTTTTGGTGAATGGAGGCGACGACaccaaggaggaagaggaaggtaACATTGGTGATTGTACCCCAGAGGTAGATTGTACGACGGCCGAAGAATCCTGCGACAGGCAGAGATATTATGTTGGCAACGAATTGGAGGCATGAGTTGATCAAGTTAAGTTGAAAGGCACGCTCAGATGATACTCCAGCCTCTGCGTGATAGATCAGCTTAATGAATCTTCTCATTAGGAGTAGTTGTGACTTACGTtcgaagaagaaggttgcTTGATTGGCAATCAAGTTACCGGCAAAGTTTTGAGAGGCATAGATTAGACAGGTGATGATTGTTCGTCGCAAGTCAGTACccttgacaagatcaagaagggaaGGGCTTGCACCCAGCTTCTCCTCGATCTCAACAGTCCTCTCTATCATGGCAAGCTTCTGGTGAGAAGACTCCTTATCCTTGCTGCCGAGACGCTCGATAGATCGCAGAGCTTCATCTTTGCGGCCCTTTCGGATGAGCCACCAGGGCGATTCAGGTGCTAGGAAGAcgaggatcaagagaggGGTCTGGTTAAATGTCAGTCATGCTCACTGTGGACTTGAACCCAGATTGTGCTTACAGGAAACAACCATTGCAAAGCAAGGGGGACACGCCAGGCCCACTGGTCATCGCGCTTATTATAGGCGTATGTGGCACCTGCAACGATGATGGATCCAATAGACCAACTCATCTGCAGTGTAGCAGTACAAGCACCTCGAAGAGCAAGAGGTACGATCTCACTGGCGTATGCAGGGGAGTTGGCAATGAAGAAGCCCCATGGCACACCTTCTAGGGCTTGTCCCACCACGAGTAGTTCTAGCGAATCGGCCTGTAGGAAGAATTGGTCAGACAATCAGGTATTCATTCAGGATAGTTCTGAGGCTTACAAAGAAGGAGATGAAGATAGTAGCATTCATGAGCATCAATGCAAACATCGTCGTCCATCGATAACCGAAGCGGTTGGTGATGGGTCCAGCAACAAAGACACCAACAAAAGCACCACACTGGCCGGCTTGGAAGAGTGCACTCTGCCATCTTGTAGGGATAGTCCAGCCATGTCCCTCGACATGAACGCCGTAGTGTTTCTGGAATGCGGGAAGGGCTACGAAGTTTCCGttcaagaacatgtcgaacGATTCCATGACCTGCACAAACAAGACATGTTAGCACCTTTGGACATAAACACTTGTTTCATCAAATACAACTCACGATAGTAAAGCACATGACGAATGCCCAGAAGCATGCCCAAGGATGACTCTTTGCGGCTGCCCAGGCACCTTGTTCATGCTCACGCTGTTCGGCGTCGAAGGCATCGTTCATGAGTTCAGGGTTGGCCAGGACCTCAGCATGGTCGACATTGGCCTGGCCGAGCTCTTCTTTTGACTTGAGAACCGGGGAAGACATCTTGCAGGAAATATGACTCGCAATTCACGCTTGTCAATTCGGTATCAAGATGATAGTAAATAAGTCAAGCATTTCCTGGGGAATGTTaaggttatttattataaatggTCCCCTCCGCATTCTGACCCAGGTTCTCTAACATCTAGGCGAATCTCTAGCCAGTATCAAGGTCTAGTTAAGCCGTGGAGTCGTGGATCTTGCAATACACTAGACTAGACAACGCTTTCCAACTCTTCTTTCAGCTGTGATAGGTGCGCAAATCGACAACGGCAAAGACGGCACAAGGGCAACTCCCATACCCAGCTTATTCCAAACCGGACTTATGCCCGCCCAAGCTAGTGCGGGTTCAGCGATACGGGGTTGACAAGGCCTCGGTCAACCAAGCAAAGTGTTTCATTGGAAATTTGGGGATGAGATCGTCTTGTTCCTCAGCGGGTTGATGGAGAATCTACGACGGGCCGAATAGACGGAGGAGCCATGCCTTTTCACAACTAGCCCCCGTGCGGAGTGAGCCAGTCGGTGATGACGATGTTGGGGAAAGGGTGTTGGAGAAATCCACTCTCCCCATGGGCATTGGGGTATCTCTCCATAAACTGAAGCAACGTAACACTCGGCGAGGGAATTTTTATGCGGATTGGCCTTTTCTGATACAAATGCCAGGCTGTTTCCTTGAATGCTGTTGGAGCTTGTCCCTGAAGAATAAAGGACCCGAACCCCATGGGGGAAACCGGGAAAGATTGGAGAACCGTGCGGGGTGGATTGAGGTAAAATTCTTTATCTCCAGACTCCATCACAGTTGGTTGGGCCGCTTCGGGCTTCTCTCCAGATCAGCACGAGAAAGTATGTCACTACTGGTGGTTGCTGACTAGATAGAACAAACCGTCAAAACTTGGTCCAAATGATTAATTACGCAGACGGTAGATACAGTAATAGAATAAGTGGCTTTTATCGGCTCTCAAACTCCTTCTTCTGACTCTTGATCCCCTCCTTCATTCCCTTTGCCAAACCCTTGACTTCCGATTTGAGcgctttcttctcttccttggaAAGTTTACCACTCTTTTTCGCCGTGTAGATTTCCCCCAAGAATCCTGTGATGATGGATACGGCGGCTTGGATGGCGCATTTGGCGCATCGATCGCCTTGCCTCAGGCTCTCAACTGCGTCAGCGAGGCCTTGCAGTTCAGATTGGGGACGAGATTGGAGAAGGCGATCAAGATGAGGGGTTTCAGAAAGTCCATGTACAGCGCAGTCGTTGGAGGAGCCTGTGGACATGGATGTGGTTGTATTCGCCAATTTGGTGTCAGAATGTGTCGGCGCTGTGATTGTGGCCATTTTGTATACTGATGGTGATTGTAGTTTTTGAATCAATTGATCTTTTAGAAATGACAGGTTTAAATTGCGCAGATGCTTGGTATGCTACTATAACCTTCTTTATATCTGTTTCTTATTTAGATCTGACGACTCTGAAGCTGGACGGCTTGTGTTTACTGAAATGACCGATTCTCGGACAGTTCTATAGACCGAACGGACAATTAATTGCCCAGATCAAGCAAGCTGCTCACCAATAACGTGTCGCATATGAAGCTATACCTGATACAAGGTGTCTCTTTCATGCAAGTAAGCATCCTTCTATTAATTCTTCTATTTATCTATCGTGATTTTGGTGCCGAATACCCAGCTCGATGACGCAGTGATTCTGCCAACCTCAAAGCCGGGCACCTAACCAGGCAACCTCCCTACCAACATGAGCCCTATAGCAGTAACTTACAGTGGTGGTAGCGCTAGCCTGACAGCCCGCCAGTTATTTAGATAGGTACCTGTTCCAAGAATGGACTATTCCCATAGTCCGTTGTCCGCTTTCTCTTTTCCAGTGTCCGGAATAGGCTCAAACCTGATGTTCTCGTAACTAATAAGATGCAACAATTATCCAAAAGAGTATCAGTCTTGGCACATGCACCATCGAGCCAAACTGTCAACTCATCTCATCACTCACCAAGAACAAAATGTCAGGCCTAAAAGTCCTTGTATCGGGTGCTTCTATAGCGGGCCCAGCGACGGCCTACTGGCTCGCTAAAGCAGGCGCCAAAGTCACTGTTATAGAACGCTTCCCAGCCTTACGTACAGGCGGCCAAGCTGTCGACATTCGCACTGCCGGCGTTTCAGTCATGCGCAGAATGCCTGGACTAGAGGCTGCCATCAGATCAAAATCTACTCAGGAAGAAGGCATCAGCTTTGTCAATGAAGATGGCCAGCCTTACGGGGTCATCAGGCCAACAGGGAACCCGGACCAACAATCTCTCGTCTCCGAGTACGAGATATTGCGTGGTGATCTGTCAAAGATTCTCTTTGATGTCACCAGCGATAACAACAATGTCGACTATATCTTCAACGAGCAGATCGCATCCATGAGCCAAAGTGAGAAAGTCGATGGTCCCGTTACTGTCACATTTTCGAATGGCACAGCAACCTCGAAATATGACTTGGTTGTTGCTTGTGATGGAGCGACCTCTAGAACTCGGGTTTTAGGCTTTGGCGGTCATGTTCGGGACCCCATCGTCACAACCAACTGCTGGGCCGCCTATTTTTCAACATGTCAAGACCTTCTCAAGGGAAGCAAGGTCGGGCAAGGATACAGCGCTGTTGGTGGGCGTAACATAAGTATTGGCTCCGATCCCGCAGGGTTTAGTCGTGTTTTGTTCATGTGCATGAACCAGAGCCCCAAAGACTCAGAATCCTTTCGGGAAGCACTAGCACAGGGAGAGATTACCACTAAAAAATACATCGCTCAGCACTACCAAGGTGTCAAATGGAAAACAAATCAAGCCATTCAGGAAATGATGGAAGCGACAGACTTTTACGCGAGCGAAACAGTGCAAGTCAAGATGCCTGATTTACACCGCGGTCGATTTGTTTTAGTGGGTGACGCAGGCTACGCATCTGGTCTCACAGGCTCTGGAACAAGTCTCGCTCTCGCAGGCGCTTACATCCTGGCGGGCGAACTGAAGAAACACGGTAAAGATATTGAATCGGGTCTTCAAAGCTATGAACAGCAGATGAGGCCTTTGATCAACAAAATGCAGCTAATCCCACCAATGGTACCAACCATCGTGGCACCGCAGACAGCTTGGGGTATTTGGCTGCGGAATAACATATTTTGGCTGATCGCACGCTCCGGTCTCATTGGGTTTGTTCAGCGGTTTATCGCTGCTGGATTTGGGGATGCAAAGGAGTTTCCCATTCCAGAGTATGAGTGGGATAATTAAGAGCTTTGGAGTTGGTACATCTTGATCCGGTTTCTAATTGATATGAACGATTTATTTTGCCAGGAACTCACGAGTCGCAATTGCATACTGACAACTCAACAGAGGGAGCTCTGATTATTGTCTTGCTGTGTATTTTGCACACATCGCTAGAGATATTTGTGGGAAAGAAAATGTGTTTGACACCCGTACTGTAGTGGTATTAGATTTGCGTACATGTAATGTGTTCACGAGTTTGCGCATAGATGGCAGAATACTGTTAACAATTTCTTGTATTTTTAGTCCAAGCACTATCTTTTGTTTGTAATAACAACAATATCTATGTCTATAACGACTCAAGATAAGCTAAATTTAGTTACGATTAAGAGAATGTAAAGGGTCGAAGAGACCAAGGCCTGAACAAGGTGGAActataagaaaaataaggaaatctTGCAGGTATTGCAGTTTAAATTCGTCCACTTTTATGTTGAGTCGTCGCTGTCATCGTCAAAAGAAGGATCATCGGCATTGAGAGGAGCATCAGTGGCGGTAGGTGCAGCGCCAGCGTCAACAACGGTGGTTGAAGAAGTGACAGCGGCAGAGCTTGTAccagtagtagtagtagcagtagcTGCTGACCTGGTCGGGATACTAGTGGGACCAGTAGTTGCAGTGACAGTCTTGATTGATGCAAAGCAAGAGGCCCTCTTGTCATCACAGTCA carries:
- a CDS encoding hypothetical protein (TransMembrane:10 (i54-74o106-126i133-151o157-174i186-211o231-252i375-398o404-426i447-464o476-494i)) gives rise to the protein MSSPVLKSKEELGQANVDHAEVLANPELMNDAFDAEQREHEQGAWAAAKSHPWACFWAFVMCFTIVMESFDMFLNGNFVALPAFQKHYGVHVEGHGWTIPTRWQSALFQAGQCGAFVGVFVAGPITNRFGYRWTTMFALMLMNATIFISFFADSLELLVVGQALEGVPWGFFIANSPAYASEIVPLALRGACTATLQMSWSIGSIIVAGATYAYNKRDDQWAWRVPLALQWLFPTPLLILVFLAPESPWWLIRKGRKDEALRSIERLGSKDKESSHQKLAMIERTVEIEEKLGASPSLLDLVKGTDLRRTIITCLIYASQNFAGNLIANQATFFFEQAGVSSERAFQLNLINSCLQFVANIISLPVAGFFGRRTIYLWGTITNVTFLFLLGVVASIHQNSATNYAQAVLGILISFVYAGSLGPISYTIIAETSSVRLRALSTGVGRAAYYIAEIPMIYLASQLLNPTGWNLAGKCGYVWGGTAVVCFVSAYFFLPELKDRSYRETDILFKRKVPARKFKSTVIDVRDNE
- a CDS encoding hypothetical protein (TransMembrane:1 (o204-225i)), yielding MSNNGSGRGFLFSRGGRGGGRGGGLLGSAVRGVAGGIGLVSESVSSYKEKRNAEKNATPAEQAQQPERSNAPISQSQQNSYQSTNQQGDTTERQWELDDTQTELLSSPEGESSSSQPAQNDTDLATIFIREHGLTNPPTGQRLEMPVILAQRRPKNRSRGFVRGYAPILEDVGIDQETWLDFLDKFDAAAMASPWIQVLNFAEIGGFFVPFAPSIAISAAVYLTIEITKDMHSRQNTNKFLGKLNEEYFYPRGLCCLIMTWREDTGRAHEMIDLNKTIASSMDPEDSGITDKFKRSSGKTYGDFSLPEAAPLIFPTLDVLDDADTEESKGFKKSMAEKKNFVAEYYDKRAQAEFAHKNTDNALANQRERPEFNSRYADPSHPANSGSIISLLTGGNVNPNRSRSSRGGLSSRGRGGRGGISGRLTGKSGPIFPYSPGDAMKKLLLSKDVLYMMVVNLPTEQELNEAKAALGRE